In a single window of the Corvus hawaiiensis isolate bCorHaw1 chromosome 19, bCorHaw1.pri.cur, whole genome shotgun sequence genome:
- the GALR2 gene encoding galanin receptor type 2 — translation MNGSLASSEGGWQPESVIIPLVYLVIFLVGTVGNSLVLAVLLRNGQVKNTTNLFILNLGVADLCFILFCVPFQATIYTLEGWVFGPFMCKAVHFFIYLTMYASSFTLATVSLDRYLAIRYPLHSRELRTPRNALLAICLIWGLSFIFSGPYLSYYQEFQLANLTVCHPVWEISQRKVMDICTFIFSYIIPVLILSLTYMRTIRYLWRSVDPLQDMSESKKAKRKVTRMIIIVAVLFCLCWLPHHLVILCVWFGYFPLNHSTYVLRILSHVISYANSCVNPIVYALVSKRFRKGFKKIFSCLLHKKAAHKVHMAQAANTVSTLEAELSEVSQLSEALPSHSAARCRAPAQPWEEVELVGQQQRADGSSVTFNIS, via the exons ATGAACGGCTCGCTGGCGAGCTCCGAGGGGGGCTGGCAGCCCGAGTCCGTGATCATCCCACTCGTGTACCTCGTCATCTTCCTCGTTGGCACAGTGGGCAACAGCCTGGTCCTGGCCGTGCTGCTGCGCAATGGGCAGGTGAAGAACACAACCAACCTCTTCATCCTCAACCTGGGAGTGGCCGACCTCTGCTTCATCCTCTTCTGCGTCCCCTTCCAAGCCACCATCTACACCCTGGAGGGATGGGTGTTCGGGCCCTTCATGTGCAAGGCCGTCCACTTCTTCATCTACCTCACCATGTACGCCAGCAGCTTCACCCTGGCCACCGTCTCCCTCGACAG GTATTTGGCCATACGATACCCCCTGCACTCCAGGGAGCTGAGGACACCCAGGAATGCCCTCCTGGCCATCTGCCTCATCTGGGGGCTCTCCTTCATCTTCTCGGGCCCTTACCTCAGCTACTACCAGGAGTTCCAGCTGGCCAACCTGACCGTCTGCCACCCAGTCTGGGAGATCTCCCAGCGCAAGGTCATGGACATCTGCACCTTCATCTTCAGCTACATCATCCCTGTGCTCATCCTGAGCCTCACTTACATGCGGACTATTCGCTACCTGTGGCGGTCTGTGGACCCTCTCCAAGACATGTCGGAGTCCAAGAAGGCCAAGAGGAAGGTCACAAGGATGATCATCATTGTTGCTGtcctgttctgcctctgctggCTGCCCCATCACCTGGTCATCCTCTGCGTGTGGTTCGGGTACTTCCCCCTCAACCACTCCACGTACGTGCTCCGCATCCTCTCGCACGTCATCTCCTACGCCAACTCCTGCGTGAACCCCATCGTCTACGCCCTGGTCTCCAAACGCTTCCGCAAGGGCTTCAAGAAGATcttcagctgcctcctgcacaaGAAGGCAGCGCACAAGGTGCACATGGCCCAGGCTGCCAACACAGTCAGCACGCTGGAGGCAGAGCTCAGCGAGGTGAGCCAGCTGAGTGaagccctgcccagccactCCGCCGCGCGCTGCAGGGCTCCCGCACAGCCCtgggaggaggtagagctggtgggacagcagcagagagcagatgGCTCCTCTGTCACCTTCAACATCAGCTAG